In Macadamia integrifolia cultivar HAES 741 chromosome 5, SCU_Mint_v3, whole genome shotgun sequence, a single window of DNA contains:
- the LOC122078043 gene encoding uncharacterized protein LOC122078043, which translates to MREPLNDSSYTGPVRVAEVLAGHVDVCYQEFRLERHVFLNLRDRMVHRGWLVDSRFIRVDEQLAMFLVIVGQGLSNRQMQRRFNRSGQTISVVFHTVLQAMLNLSLETIRPPNFDVVPPEITNNLKYYPYFKDCIGAIDGTHISVIVRRSEETRYRNRKGMITQNVMCACSFDMRFTFVYAGWEGSAHDARVLDAVRTNDNLGFPHPLSGKYYFVDSGYASQLGYLVPFRGQRYHLQDYGEDIEDQSRIVVACCGIHNYIKEQAIQDQLFNELGSEQQIDDPMNPDTPAYHASASDVSQRLSARQMSIMSSTDTAMARCDYCNHLCDKYTTKNEPNRGRPFFKCPRHNEYFMWVDEFRLCDCGEGQCKIVSLGELFLQRSDLCTIGMYNFKSFCFEFAKLKGMAFLCVFRNSKSVQSPLEFIP; encoded by the exons ATGAGAGAACCTCTGAATGATAGTAGTTACACAGGACCTGTTAGGGTAGCTGAGGTTCTTGCAGGTCATGTTGACGTGTGTTACCAAGAGTTTAGACTCGAGAGACATGTATTTCTCAACTTGCGAGACCGAATGGTACATAGAGGCTGGCTAGTGGACAGCCGTTTCATTCGAGTAGATGAGCAGCTAGCGATGTTCCTCGTGATAGTAGGTCAAGGTTTAAGTAATAGACAAATGCAACGTCGATTCAATCGTTCAGGACAGACGATTAGTGTTGTCTTCCACACGGTGTTGCAAGCAATGCTAAATTTATCACTAGAGACGATCAGGCCACCAAATTTTGATGTGGTACCTCCAGAGATAACCAACAATCTAAAGTACTATCCATATTTCAAG gattgcattggtgctaTTGATGGCACCCATATAAGTGTCATCGTACGTAGGTCAGAAGAGACACGTTATCGTAATCGAAAGGGTATGATCACAcagaatgttatgtgtgcatgttcattcgacatgcgattcacatttGTGTATGCGGGTTGGGAGGGTAGTGCACATGATGCAAGGGTATTGGATGCAGTAAGAACTAATGATAACTTAGGGTTTCCTCATCCCCTATCAG GCAAATATTATTTTGTTGACTCGGGCTACGCCAGTCAACTGGGGTACTTGGTGCCATTCCGAGGACAACGGTATCACTTGCAAGATTATGGTGAAG ATATTGAAGATCAGTCAAGAATCGTGGTTGCTTGTTGTGGGATCCACAATTACATTAAGGAACAAGCTATTCAAGATCAGTTGTTCAATGAGCTTGGAAGTGAACAACAAATTGATGACCCAATGAATCCTGATACTCCTGCGTACCATGCTTCCGCATCTGATGTCTCCCAAAGACTATCTGCGAGACAAATGTCTATA ATGTCTTCGACTGACACCGCAATGGCAAGGTGTGACTACTGTAATCATTTGTGCGATAAGTACACAACAAAAAATGAGCCTAATAGAGGAAGACCGTTCTTCAAATGCCCAAGGcataatgaatattttatgTGGGTAGATGAATTTCGCTTATGTGATTGTGGCGAGGGACAGTGCAAG ATAGTGAGCTTGGGAGAGCTGTTCCTTCAAAGATCTGATCTGTGTACAATAGGCATGTACAATTTCAAGAGCTTCTGCTTCGAATTCGCCAAGCTGAAAGGAATGGCGTTCCTCTGCGTCTTCCGCAATTCTAAGTCTGTACAAAGTCCTTTGGAGTTCATCCCTTAG